Genomic window (Oryza sativa Japonica Group chromosome 3, ASM3414082v1):
AAAAGCAATCACAGTAAATCACACAGTTTATTGATAATAAAACCAATTTCCTACCAAGTCCAAGTTCTCAGCTCACAGACCTGAAACCTTTATATCTTCACATAGACGAGTACGTGTGTGGATAAGTCGCTGCCTCGCACAGATGGCAGCAAAATATGGAGTCTCCCCACTCATCTCAATTAAAGGCTTAACAAGGGTGTCAATTAGTTTGAATCTCACTGGACTCTGAGTAGCTAATACTGCAAAGTACTGCAGGAGAACACCATAGAAAACCTGCCAAAAGAGATCACAATACTTGAGGATACATTTAATAAATGCCGTGTGAATTGTAAgatatttaagaaaaaaatcagtAAATATTTGTAGAACTATAAATACGATATTGatctcagtaaaaaaaaaagttacatacTTGCATCTTCTTTCTATTTTCAGCTGCAAGCCTTATTGAATTGCATGTACGAATTCGACTAATAATCTCAATTATTTCAGTTTCTGACCAACCATCTAGCAAGGAGCATAGATCTTTCAAGTTACTTGGTGCTTCTATCACAAAAGGAAGATTGTCATCCTTGACTTGCGATTCTGCATTAGACTCTTTCTTTGAATTTTGTAGATCTTTTTTCACCACTTTGCCACTGATCTTCTGTTCCTTTTGTTTGAGACCTTCCATTTCATCTTCTTCCACGGTAACCTCATCATCGTCACTTTGCTCCCAGTCTCTAGCAGACATATTACCAAAGTCATTATCACTTAAATcctcttcttcatcttcatcctcagcatcatcatcaccatcctcagcatcatcatcatcgtcatcaccatcatcatcagatTCTTCATTGTCTGACCCTTCAGCATCTTCACCAATCTTTTTACCCTCTCTTTCATAAATTTCATCGACCCAGCCCTTTTCCTTTCTTGCTGGCTCATCAGTAGAAAAGGAATCACCAAGATCATCACCAGATATAGGTTTTGAGCTGTCTAGCTTCGTGCTGCGGTCACCCtcctcgtcatcatcatcatcttcatcagaGGACTCAGCAGTTCCAAGCATTCGTTTCTGACGCTCTTTCTAGAAGACCAACCAGCATCAGAGAGATTCAATATCAGTATTTCATACGAAAAGACAACCATGATGTGATAGAATTGCATGTATAAAATTTAATTAGATGCTTGATTAAATCACAAAACAAATGGTGCACCAGTGTTTGCATAAATAAATTGTTAAAGAATATATGGCATCCAATGACAAAGTTGATGTAAGAAGTTTTAGGTAAGACAATTGCATCCACCAGGAGAATTTGTGGCACTGGGACATTTTAAATAAACAAGAATACAATAACTGCATTCAACCCTgaaataatatgaaacaaaccTCCAACTTCTCAAGACGTTCTTTTTCCTCCTGAGCTATTTCTTCTGGTGTTTTTGTCCTGTCTGATGGACGAGCACGTTGATCCATAACCATTTCTTTCACTAATTTATCATATGCATCTGGTTTTTCCTGGCAACAAATACTGATCAGACTTTACCATCATAACGTCAATAAAAAATACATCAATGTGAATTTCCCCACAGCCAACAATGAAAGTCTGTTGACACAAAAACGGAGCAAAGACAAATGCCTGTAATCTATAGGTACAAAATGAATTTATCCAAAGAAAAATGACTTCATAATGTCATAGTACCATATCCAGGTCCTTAAGGTGAACGAAACATTTAAAAAGTATATTAACAGCTAACAATATTAACCATTAACATAAACCATTTTAATCATTTGTCCATCTCATGGACATGCATGCAAAACCATTTTAACCAACTGTTGCATCCAAGTGACCGGGTGCAAACCCATTCTTCTAATAGAACATGTGTTGAATGAATAACAGTGTGATTATTAACAACTTATGTAGAAGCAAGAAGCGTAGCACTAAGAACATACCTTATTAAAAATCTCCTTGGCAGTCAAACCAAATGAATCTTTCTGGACTGTACTTGAATTATATTTATTTGCATCCATTCTAGCTGATCGAGTCAAGGACAACATCGCCTGTGTCTGGGCTAACATTGCAAAGTCACTATCCAACTTGTCTACAAGATGTTCATCCTCTTCCCTCTCCTTGGCCTTTTGGGCCTGCACAAGGAAGAAATTTTGTGTTTTAAGAAACAGCTTCATCCTCTTCATGTCACACACAACTAATAACATTCCGGAAACATGAGACAAAAATACTGCAAGTATAGCGTATGTTAGTCATGTACAGCAACTTAGATCTTTTTTTCTCGAATACGCATGAGAACTGTGTATCTTTGCATTAATAGGAGGAAAAGATGCATCCATGACACAGATACATGCTGAAAGAAACAAAAGCCAAAGCGCCCAACAAGGCTCTTACAACATCATAACGCACACGCCTACATAAGCAGGGTCCATATCAAAGATAGCCCCTTGGCCCCAACCAAATTCCATAGGCGAGCCTCCTCACTTGCTAAAAACGATTGTGTTTTAATGGGGTTTCCTCAAGTATTTCAGCTTGTTTGATTTTAGCAATGTAGATCTAATAATGAGCACGTCCAAAAAGTAACAGGATATAGTGCATATTCCCAAAATACTATAAGACCAACAGAGTATTACTGGAAACATTCAAGAATACTTTATCATTGCTTGCGACGAATACAGGGATAGAAGGTTAAAGCCAGGTTTCACTGGCCTATCTCCGAGAATGGTTCGCAAAAAGCAAGGGCTAAGCAAAAAAACTGTAAGTAGTATGATGGATTAAATCATATTAGCCCCTGGACTGAATtcagattattttttttgtaaagtTTCATAGTTCAACATATACCAGAAAAACAGCAGAATGACAGTTCGATCGATCTACTTAATATTAAAACAAAATAAGGTCCTAAATGATCACACAAGAACAAAAGGACGGGTACCAAAGTAACACATATGGCATCTAATCACAGAAGATGCTGTACCTTGTAAAATTTGCTCTTTAAAATGATCTCTGACATAACTTCCTTCTTGCTCTTGTGAACCTGCCAACAAGTGTAATTAAATTGAGGTCACAGGAGACGGACTGATTAAATTTGGATCCTAATACCATCCTATCAAAACTTACATTAGTTCCTTCAGGAAGACCAATTTCTGAAGGAACATCACCACTTTGGAGAGGTATGCGGTTCTTCGAGAGGATCATGTGACCTGAAAATTACAGAGGATTAAGCACGCTGAACAAAATCTAATCATAAATGTTGATTCATGTGGATAGGGACTCTACTTCATTTTGGAGACTACTATGATGCAAGAAAACAATTTCATGTAATAATGTCATCTTAATTTCTCCAATGGTGAAGTTAACAAATAAAATGAtgaaaagaaaactaaaattaGTGCATGTTTATGAGCCTATTACAGGTAAgccatttatttattataatatgtagtATATGCAAGAAAAAGGACTCACTTTTTATAGATAATGAACCATTAAAAATACACATACCTACATTCTACACGTAAGGGGGAAAAATCGCTACCTGCCAGTATCAACTAAAACTGAGCCTAAAAAGGGTTACGTCCTCAATTGCACAAATGATCAACAGACAGGATTTTGCAGGCCATCAATAGTTACTGGGCTAGTTTGGGTTGAAGCCTATTTTTGCCCTACTGAAATTTTGACAACTTCAATAGTATGAAATGAATGTTCGGTTTGCTACCATTTTTTGCCCACACAAGCTCAAATTCTATACTACAAAATTTGGTAGGGCAAAATTGGctccaaaccaaacaagcaCACTGTTTCTTTTCAGGAACAACACAACAAATATTTAATACATTCATCATTTGAGGCAGAAAACAGAACGCTAGCTTCAAGAAACCAAAATTTCCATATGAATGTCAGAAAAGGAAGATTCACAGGAATCCAAGAAGAAAATAAGATGATTATATGCCAAGCTAAGACACTAAGACAGAGTATGGAACAAACCTTCTTCATCACTATAATCATCAAGAGGCACTTCTTCATCAAAATCATCTTTTCCCGAGAGAGAGTGAGGCAGGTGAACATCAACctcatcttcctcatcatcagatAGATTGTATTTGCTTTCTCGTTTCAGCTTTGCCTAGATAGAATTACAAAAGGGAACTCAACAAACTATAGTAATACAAGAAAACACTTATAACGATATCATCCTAAAGTTACTAACCAGAGATAAGAACAATGTGGTTACATTACAAGGCGAATATCACTAGGAACAATTGTAAGCGGAGAACAAATTAATTTTTCCTCATTGAAAAAGCTCTAAGGTTAC
Coding sequences:
- the LOC4333384 gene encoding uncharacterized protein; protein product: MAKTKPMAAAAAAAAADKKKGKGKKKKQGKNGPAAVAMKARGAAAAAAAAAASGSNNPFEAIWSRRKFDVLGKKRKGEERRIGRARSEAIHKRENTLLKEFEQSAKSSVFQDRRIGERDETLPEFDKVILRQQREHMAKLKRESKYNLSDDEEDEVDVHLPHSLSGKDDFDEEVPLDDYSDEEGHMILSKNRIPLQSGDVPSEIGLPEGTNVHKSKKEVMSEIILKSKFYKAQKAKEREEDEHLVDKLDSDFAMLAQTQAMLSLTRSARMDANKYNSSTVQKDSFGLTAKEIFNKEKPDAYDKLVKEMVMDQRARPSDRTKTPEEIAQEEKERLEKLEKERQKRMLGTAESSDEDDDDDEEGDRSTKLDSSKPISGDDLGDSFSTDEPARKEKGWVDEIYEREGKKIGEDAEGSDNEESDDDGDDDDDDAEDGDDDAEDEDEEEDLSDNDFGNMSARDWEQSDDDEVTVEEDEMEGLKQKEQKISGKVVKKDLQNSKKESNAESQVKDDNLPFVIEAPSNLKDLCSLLDGWSETEIIEIISRIRTCNSIRLAAENRKKMQVFYGVLLQYFAVLATQSPVRFKLIDTLVKPLIEMSGETPYFAAICARQRLIHTRTRLCEDIKVSGKSCWPSLKTLLLLRLWSLIFPCSDFRHVVATPMLLLMCEYLMRCPIQSGRDVAVGSFLCSMVLVATKESKKFCPEAVVFLQSLLVTSLGGNLGSDLRKKINDQFLELKTMEPWLHIHEKVHEVNPANILEVICMDSDAPYFSSDNFKASVLLSVAECLRGFVIIHEELCSFPEIFLPISSLMQEIMDKSDLPGLLQYILHEVIELIKNRSDEVHASRQPLQMRKQKPEPIRQLNPKFEENYIKGLDYDPDRERAQMKKMKKRLKSEKKGAMRELRKDNYFLSAVKEKERIKQEQERAEKYGKAMAFLQEQEHAFKSGQLGKGRKRRR